A DNA window from Halorubrum sp. DM2 contains the following coding sequences:
- a CDS encoding TIGR00341 family protein gives MIPAGKRAAVVRALDDEGVDYVVTDETSGREYTAVATFPLPTAAVEPVLERLREAGIDESTYTVIVAAETVISRRFEALEEQYEEDAEHGGDRISREELQAKAEGLASGLGTYVLMTVISAVIATAGLLLDSPATVVGSMVIAPLIGPAMSAAIGTVVDDESLFRRGVRMQILGVAVAVFAATAFALALRSLALVPPGLDPLELAEVSERLAPNVLVLVVAVGAGIAGIVSLITGVSATLVGVMIAVALIPPAAAVGIGIAFRIPRLVIGAGIIVAVNVLSINLSALVMLWYEGYRPQRWFREDDARAAFLKRVAVLAVAIALLSVFLGGVTYDSYVASTTETDIRAAASDELTALNSEFELLELTVERTGTVPPLKTDRVVVTVGVPPGGPVEGIAPVLDGRIETVVDGEVTVEVRTVTVERA, from the coding sequence ATGATACCGGCGGGCAAGCGCGCGGCGGTCGTCCGCGCGCTCGACGACGAGGGGGTCGACTACGTCGTCACCGACGAGACCAGCGGCCGCGAGTACACCGCGGTCGCGACGTTCCCGCTGCCGACGGCCGCGGTCGAACCGGTCCTCGAACGGCTCCGCGAGGCGGGGATCGACGAGAGCACCTACACCGTCATCGTCGCGGCAGAGACGGTCATCTCCCGGCGGTTCGAGGCGCTCGAAGAGCAGTACGAGGAGGACGCCGAGCACGGCGGCGACCGGATCTCCCGCGAGGAGCTCCAGGCGAAGGCCGAGGGGCTCGCCTCGGGGCTGGGGACGTACGTGTTGATGACCGTTATCTCGGCGGTGATCGCCACCGCCGGGCTGCTGTTAGACTCCCCCGCGACCGTCGTCGGCTCGATGGTGATCGCGCCGCTCATCGGCCCCGCGATGTCCGCGGCGATCGGCACCGTCGTCGACGACGAGTCGCTGTTCCGGCGCGGGGTGCGGATGCAGATACTGGGCGTCGCGGTCGCGGTCTTCGCGGCCACGGCGTTCGCGCTCGCGTTGCGCTCGCTCGCCTTGGTCCCGCCCGGGCTCGACCCGCTCGAACTCGCGGAGGTGTCCGAACGGCTCGCGCCGAACGTCCTCGTCCTCGTCGTCGCGGTCGGCGCGGGTATCGCGGGTATCGTCTCGCTGATAACCGGCGTCTCGGCGACGCTCGTGGGCGTGATGATCGCGGTGGCGCTGATCCCGCCCGCGGCCGCCGTCGGGATCGGGATCGCCTTCCGGATCCCGCGGCTCGTGATCGGCGCGGGCATCATCGTCGCGGTGAACGTCCTCTCGATCAACCTCTCCGCGCTCGTGATGCTGTGGTACGAGGGGTACCGCCCGCAGCGATGGTTCCGCGAGGACGACGCGCGCGCCGCGTTCCTCAAGCGCGTCGCCGTGCTCGCGGTCGCCATCGCGCTGCTCTCGGTGTTCCTCGGCGGCGTCACCTACGACTCGTACGTCGCCTCGACCACGGAGACCGACATCCGGGCCGCCGCGAGCGACGAGCTGACGGCGCTGAACTCGGAGTTCGAACTGCTCGAACTCACCGTCGAGCGCACCGGAACGGTCCCGCCGCTCAAAACCGATCGGGTGGTGGTCACGGTCGGCGTGCCGCCCGGCGGTCCCGTCGAGGGTATCGCGCCCGTACTCGACGGCCGCATCGAGACCGTGGTCGACGGCGAGGTCACCGTCGAGGTCCGCACGGTGACCGTCGAACGCGCCTGA
- a CDS encoding SIMPL domain-containing protein (The SIMPL domain is named for its presence in mouse protein SIMPL (signalling molecule that associates with mouse pelle-like kinase). Bacterial member BP26, from Brucella, was shown to assemble into a channel-like structure, while YggE from E. coli has been associated with resistance to oxidative stress.): protein MDRRLTALIGIAALVALAGCSGFAGTATPTDGDEAQLERSIEVTAAGEATSAPDRATLRVAVTATGEDAAAVRDELDAGEEELRGALTDWGLDDDAIRTDQYDVRESYETRDNPNRTRYEGSHQYVIELDDVDAVGEVIDVSVDAGADEVQRIQFGLSDEREREVRERALETAMTNADDDAAALANASGLEVSGVYEVSTAQSQSRPYVAESYAAADGGDASGGASTAVETGDVSVSVSVNVVYEAVPA, encoded by the coding sequence ATGGACAGACGACTGACGGCACTCATCGGCATCGCGGCGCTCGTCGCGCTCGCCGGCTGCTCGGGGTTCGCGGGGACCGCGACGCCGACCGACGGCGACGAAGCGCAACTGGAACGGAGCATCGAAGTGACCGCCGCCGGCGAGGCGACGTCGGCACCGGATCGCGCCACCCTTCGCGTCGCGGTGACCGCGACGGGCGAGGACGCCGCGGCGGTCCGCGACGAGCTGGACGCCGGCGAGGAGGAACTCCGGGGCGCGCTGACGGACTGGGGGCTCGACGACGACGCGATCCGGACCGACCAGTACGACGTTCGCGAGAGCTACGAGACCCGAGACAATCCGAACCGGACGCGGTACGAGGGTTCCCACCAGTACGTGATCGAACTCGACGACGTCGACGCCGTCGGCGAGGTCATCGACGTCTCCGTCGACGCCGGTGCGGACGAGGTCCAGCGGATCCAGTTCGGTCTGAGCGACGAGCGCGAGCGCGAGGTCCGCGAGCGGGCGCTCGAAACGGCGATGACGAACGCCGACGACGACGCGGCCGCGCTCGCGAACGCGAGCGGGCTGGAGGTGTCCGGCGTCTACGAGGTGTCGACCGCGCAGTCGCAGTCGCGGCCGTACGTGGCCGAGTCGTACGCGGCGGCGGACGGCGGGGACGCGTCCGGCGGCGCTTCGACCGCGGTCGAGACGGGCGACGTGAGCGTGAGCGTCTCCGTGAACGTCGTGTACGAAGCGGTTCCGGCCTGA
- a CDS encoding DUF2240 family protein, translating to MSLEVAVAAPFKAEAQDRLGQGEFVVALSLEREWFSPDQAKRLVDVALGRGLLASEDGDLVPQFDPAEVTLPEGFAPDESILREQSTFESALDAVVATGVEKQRAVAAINERQRALAITIEAAAVLYAREQGAAVDRLAADVREELAAEADEDANDTGGPDDAADDSEAA from the coding sequence ATGAGCCTGGAGGTCGCCGTCGCCGCCCCGTTCAAGGCCGAAGCCCAAGACCGGCTCGGGCAGGGGGAGTTCGTCGTCGCGCTGTCGCTGGAGCGGGAGTGGTTCTCGCCCGATCAGGCGAAGCGGCTCGTCGACGTCGCGCTCGGGCGCGGCCTCCTCGCGTCCGAGGACGGCGACCTGGTCCCGCAGTTCGACCCCGCGGAGGTGACCCTCCCGGAGGGGTTCGCCCCTGACGAGTCGATTCTCCGCGAGCAGTCCACCTTCGAGAGCGCGCTCGACGCGGTCGTCGCGACCGGCGTCGAGAAGCAGCGCGCGGTCGCCGCGATCAACGAGCGACAGCGCGCGCTGGCGATCACCATCGAGGCCGCCGCGGTCCTCTACGCCCGAGAGCAGGGGGCCGCGGTCGACCGCCTCGCCGCCGACGTGCGCGAGGAACTCGCGGCCGAGGCGGACGAGGACGCGAACGACACGGGAGGGCCGGACGACGCGGCCGACGACTCGGAGGCCGCGTGA
- a CDS encoding GTPase has protein sequence MIFEGLPTTPRAEELVDKAFSRAARAGRAKRGHEAQESMLRTAGNVLSDNLENVVTSWPDFGFDVDPFYYELADAIVDVDRLRQALSQVMWASRQIEDLRDEYTTKIRNSDVDTARKHRKQAFARMADVMDQIEDDLRYIGDSRDQLKVLPDIRPDEPAIVVAGYPNVGKSSFVNRVTRASNQIAEYPFTTKGVQIGHFERNHVRYQIVDTPGLLDRPEEERNDIERQAVSALEHLADAVVFVLDPSGDCGYPLDVQLELREEVRELFGADVPLLTVANKHDRFEAVRAESVDATMSVTEDENVEAVLDLAVDAVGYEPDLPTRDGE, from the coding sequence ATGATATTTGAGGGCCTCCCGACGACTCCGCGCGCGGAGGAACTCGTCGACAAGGCGTTCTCGCGGGCGGCTCGGGCCGGACGCGCGAAGCGCGGCCACGAGGCGCAGGAGTCGATGCTGCGGACCGCCGGCAACGTGCTCTCGGACAACTTGGAGAACGTCGTCACCTCGTGGCCCGACTTCGGCTTCGACGTCGACCCGTTCTACTACGAGCTGGCGGACGCAATCGTCGACGTCGACCGGCTCCGACAGGCGCTCTCGCAGGTGATGTGGGCCAGCCGCCAGATCGAGGACCTCCGCGACGAGTACACGACGAAGATCCGCAACTCCGACGTCGACACCGCGCGGAAACACCGCAAGCAGGCGTTCGCCCGCATGGCGGACGTGATGGACCAGATCGAAGACGATCTGCGGTACATCGGCGACTCGCGCGATCAGCTGAAGGTGCTCCCGGACATCCGTCCCGACGAGCCGGCCATCGTCGTCGCCGGCTACCCGAACGTCGGGAAGTCCTCGTTCGTCAACCGCGTCACCCGCGCGTCGAACCAGATCGCGGAGTACCCGTTCACCACGAAGGGCGTCCAGATCGGTCACTTCGAGCGGAACCACGTCCGGTACCAGATCGTCGACACGCCCGGGCTGCTCGACCGGCCGGAAGAGGAGCGCAACGACATCGAGCGGCAGGCGGTCAGCGCCTTAGAACACCTCGCGGACGCGGTCGTCTTCGTGCTCGATCCCTCCGGCGACTGCGGCTACCCGCTCGACGTCCAGCTCGAACTCCGCGAGGAAGTCCGCGAACTGTTCGGCGCGGACGTGCCGCTGCTCACGGTGGCGAACAAACACGACCGCTTCGAGGCGGTCAGAGCCGAGTCCGTCGACGCGACGATGAGCGTCACCGAGGACGAGAACGTCGAGGCCGTCCTCGATCTGGCCGTCGACGCGGTCGGCTACGAGCCGGACCTCCCCACCCGCGACGGGGAGTAG
- a CDS encoding homoserine kinase, which produces MVTVRAPATSANLGSGFDVFGAALSRPADVVTVEKAAETTIEVTGVGAQYIPEDPEKNTVGAVVEALDAPARIHIDKGVRPASGLGSSAASAAGAAVALNRLYDRGLSREELVPIAAEGEAVVSGVAHSDNVAPSILGGFTVTTAEGTRSVDAAIPLVVCLPDVAVSTRDARRVVPETASMDALVETVGNAATLAIGMCRSDPDLVGLGMDDPVVTPERARLITGYDEVRQRAFDAGATGVTVSGAGPAVIAACREHDRREIAAAMLDAFDGVGIDARAYQSRIGRGSTVLDE; this is translated from the coding sequence ATGGTAACGGTACGGGCCCCCGCGACGAGCGCGAACCTCGGGAGCGGCTTCGACGTGTTCGGGGCGGCCCTCTCGCGGCCGGCGGACGTCGTCACGGTCGAGAAGGCGGCCGAGACGACGATCGAGGTCACGGGCGTCGGCGCGCAGTACATCCCGGAGGACCCCGAGAAGAACACCGTGGGGGCCGTCGTCGAGGCGCTCGACGCGCCGGCGCGGATCCACATCGACAAGGGCGTCCGCCCGGCGTCGGGGCTCGGCTCCTCGGCCGCGAGCGCCGCGGGCGCGGCGGTCGCGCTCAACCGGCTCTACGACCGCGGGCTCTCCCGCGAGGAACTGGTCCCGATCGCCGCCGAGGGCGAGGCGGTCGTCTCCGGCGTCGCGCACTCGGACAACGTCGCGCCATCGATCCTCGGCGGCTTCACCGTGACGACCGCCGAGGGAACCCGGTCGGTCGACGCCGCGATCCCCCTCGTCGTCTGCCTGCCCGACGTCGCCGTCTCGACCCGGGACGCGCGCCGGGTCGTCCCCGAGACCGCCTCGATGGACGCGCTTGTCGAGACGGTCGGCAACGCGGCGACGCTGGCGATCGGGATGTGCCGGTCGGACCCCGACCTCGTCGGTCTCGGCATGGACGACCCGGTGGTCACCCCCGAGCGCGCCCGTCTGATCACGGGCTACGACGAGGTTCGCCAGCGCGCCTTCGACGCCGGGGCCACGGGAGTCACTGTCAGCGGTGCCGGTCCCGCGGTGATCGCCGCCTGCCGCGAGCATGACCGGCGGGAGATCGCCGCCGCGATGCTCGACGCCTTCGACGGGGTCGGGATCGATGCGCGCGCCTACCAGAGCCGGATCGGCCGCGGCTCGACGGTCCTCGACGAGTAG
- a CDS encoding formate/nitrite transporter family protein — MTDSEPPDDDSMREVVERSRSGAPAVGEAVRDRFSSDEVFQRIIAAADEEVTSGSRELFFSGLAAGLAITITFMLYASLTAATDSNPILSVLLYPLGFIYIIIGGYQLYTENTLPPVALTLERLASLPTLLRHWTIVLAGNFAGGAIGAAVLSYGGVFTGDTVEAARYISEGGFGMEFVPLFFKAAMAGLIVAGVVWVGFASTDSVSRMLVVYLAFLAIPLGDLFHVVVSFTEVVYLFFEYSIPLYGAEISLYSGLIGFVVPVLLGNTIGGVVLVTLVNYFQTSEERLEEARFEGVSRRLTVPEWVFGRAAGRSYVPILDATEATLFAGEGYRIMVPITNPRTDGPIVELAARLASSHEEGVVHIVHVVQAPERMSLSSGDAGRRIADVSAEGMANLRSTAADYDVEVSTSTVISHRSFEEVFNMARRTRPDSVLMGWGDDQLWSAARAERPIDELTNQLPCDFLILNEQDLDTSRILIPTSGGPDSALSAEVAKVLADTADAEVTLLHVVDGPENREDGRSFLAAWADEHGLTDAEFVVDDGGDVESAIVEVATDKTLVIIGATEKGLLSRLVSNSLHLDVIHEVDASVLLTERPSSRSLRERLFGSGRRATDLSGGVDRDPEQSQGTDVRDVGGNGDSNGGGDGDGDGGGNGDADPDGDNGGSDSGAADAADASVADALADADGTGDGGSPDDVDDGPADEQPHLDDTYVVDHDEADEEAAEEEAAEDAAEDRARDDE; from the coding sequence GTGACTGACTCAGAGCCACCCGACGACGATTCGATGCGTGAGGTCGTCGAGCGGTCCCGAAGCGGCGCGCCGGCGGTCGGCGAGGCCGTCAGGGACCGGTTCTCCTCAGACGAGGTGTTCCAGCGGATCATCGCCGCCGCGGACGAGGAGGTGACCTCGGGGAGCCGCGAGCTGTTCTTCAGCGGGCTCGCTGCCGGGCTGGCGATCACGATCACGTTCATGCTGTACGCGTCGCTGACGGCGGCGACCGACTCAAACCCGATCTTGAGCGTCCTGCTGTACCCGCTCGGGTTTATCTACATCATCATCGGCGGTTACCAGCTGTACACCGAGAACACGCTCCCGCCGGTGGCGCTCACGCTCGAACGGCTCGCGAGCCTCCCGACCCTGCTCCGCCACTGGACGATCGTGCTCGCGGGCAACTTCGCCGGCGGCGCGATCGGCGCGGCCGTCCTCTCGTACGGCGGCGTCTTCACGGGCGACACCGTCGAGGCGGCGCGATACATCTCCGAGGGCGGCTTCGGCATGGAGTTCGTTCCGCTCTTCTTCAAGGCCGCGATGGCGGGGCTCATCGTCGCCGGCGTCGTCTGGGTCGGCTTCGCCTCCACCGACTCCGTGAGCCGGATGCTCGTCGTCTACCTCGCGTTCCTCGCGATCCCGCTCGGCGACCTGTTCCACGTTGTTGTCTCCTTCACCGAGGTCGTGTACCTGTTCTTTGAGTACAGTATTCCGCTGTACGGCGCGGAGATTAGCCTCTATTCCGGCCTCATCGGCTTCGTCGTGCCGGTGTTGCTCGGTAACACTATCGGCGGCGTCGTCCTGGTGACGCTCGTCAACTACTTCCAAACGAGCGAGGAGCGGCTCGAAGAGGCTCGCTTCGAGGGCGTGAGCCGCCGCCTGACCGTGCCCGAGTGGGTGTTCGGCCGCGCGGCCGGTCGATCGTACGTCCCGATCTTGGACGCCACCGAGGCGACCCTGTTCGCGGGCGAGGGGTACCGTATCATGGTGCCGATCACGAACCCGCGGACCGACGGGCCGATAGTCGAGCTGGCGGCGCGGCTCGCGAGCAGCCACGAGGAGGGCGTCGTCCACATCGTTCACGTCGTCCAAGCGCCGGAGCGCATGTCGCTGTCCTCGGGCGACGCGGGCCGTCGGATAGCCGATGTCTCCGCCGAGGGAATGGCGAACCTCCGGTCGACGGCGGCCGACTACGACGTCGAGGTGTCGACGTCGACGGTGATCTCGCACCGCTCGTTCGAGGAGGTGTTCAACATGGCGCGCCGGACCCGCCCGGACTCGGTGCTGATGGGGTGGGGCGACGACCAGCTGTGGAGCGCCGCCCGCGCCGAGCGCCCGATCGACGAGCTGACGAACCAGCTCCCCTGCGACTTCCTCATCCTCAACGAGCAGGACCTCGACACCTCGCGGATCCTCATCCCCACTTCCGGCGGGCCGGACTCGGCGCTGAGCGCGGAGGTGGCGAAGGTGCTCGCGGACACCGCCGACGCCGAGGTGACGCTGCTCCACGTGGTTGACGGCCCGGAGAACCGGGAAGACGGGAGGTCGTTCCTCGCGGCGTGGGCCGACGAACACGGGCTCACGGACGCCGAGTTCGTCGTCGACGACGGCGGCGACGTCGAGTCGGCCATCGTCGAGGTGGCGACCGACAAGACGCTCGTCATCATCGGCGCGACGGAGAAGGGCCTGCTCTCCCGGCTCGTCTCGAACTCGCTCCACCTCGACGTGATCCACGAGGTCGACGCCTCGGTGCTGCTCACCGAACGCCCCAGCTCGCGGTCGCTGCGCGAGCGGCTGTTCGGCTCCGGTCGCCGCGCGACCGATCTGTCGGGCGGGGTCGACCGCGACCCTGAACAGTCGCAGGGGACCGACGTGCGGGATGTCGGGGGCAACGGAGATAGCAACGGTGGCGGTGATGGTGACGGCGACGGTGGTGGCAACGGTGACGCGGACCCCGACGGCGACAACGGGGGATCGGACAGCGGCGCTGCCGACGCCGCGGACGCATCCGTCGCCGACGCGCTCGCCGACGCCGACGGCACCGGGGACGGAGGGTCTCCCGACGACGTCGACGACGGCCCCGCGGACGAACAGCCGCACCTCGACGACACGTACGTGGTGGACCACGACGAGGCCGACGAGGAGGCGGCCGAGGAGGAGGCCGCCGAAGATGCGGCCGAAGACCGCGCCCGCGACGACGAATAG
- a CDS encoding methyl-accepting chemotaxis protein, protein MGETASSVPSEGSGGLTESVREVIRYTPDGTSMPKEMWKPRHRNILILTVIQVPVLIAMGLYSGTESITGAQIPATPLWMLGGFVAVVLATAALANWSRLGRRQRTVLTAFSLMTVSMALVKLSGGYIEAHFSFFVFIGILALYEDWLPFAVGVGYVAVGHGAFSLIDSSLVYNHAAAIENPIVWGGIHAFFVLGLSGALMVNWYSIEKSREAAREQLELAERKQSEIQDVEAAKAEVEERREEVERLNSHLETKADDYSAAMDRAADGDLTVRLDADSESEAMAQIGAAFNGMMDDIDEAMGEVRSFARDVSTASENTVRGVETASDRSETVSQSVTEIAEGADEQREMLRQVSDEMNDLSATIEEVASSTQTVVEVAEQTADIADEGEETAETAIERVEESREALDSAAGTVQQLDDRMEDIGEIVDLIGDIAEQTNLLALNANIEAARAGGSGGGSDGFAVVADEVKQLAEETQDAATEIEELIGDTQSRTEGTVTAVRSAEENIAAGAEAVEDAADAFSQVSDNAKETDEGIREISRATDDQAASTEETVSMAEEVAEISQATATEADAVAEAADEQLAAMSDATAEAGSLAEQAERLGSLVREFDVSGDEVDPGTGPGATVAVGDGGQPE, encoded by the coding sequence ATGGGAGAAACTGCGAGCAGCGTACCCTCGGAGGGGTCTGGCGGGCTGACGGAGAGCGTGCGAGAAGTGATCCGCTACACCCCCGACGGCACCTCGATGCCGAAAGAAATGTGGAAGCCGCGGCACCGGAACATCCTGATTTTGACCGTCATACAGGTGCCGGTGTTGATCGCGATGGGGCTGTACAGCGGGACCGAATCGATCACCGGGGCGCAGATTCCGGCGACGCCGCTGTGGATGCTCGGGGGGTTCGTCGCCGTCGTCCTCGCGACCGCCGCGCTGGCGAACTGGTCGCGGCTCGGCCGCCGCCAGCGGACGGTGCTCACGGCGTTCAGCCTCATGACCGTCTCGATGGCGCTGGTGAAGCTGTCGGGCGGGTACATCGAGGCGCACTTCAGCTTCTTCGTGTTCATCGGAATACTCGCGCTGTACGAAGACTGGCTCCCGTTCGCCGTCGGCGTCGGGTACGTGGCGGTCGGCCACGGCGCGTTCAGCCTCATCGACTCGAGTCTCGTCTACAACCACGCCGCGGCGATCGAGAATCCGATCGTCTGGGGCGGGATTCACGCGTTCTTCGTCCTCGGGCTCTCCGGCGCGCTGATGGTCAACTGGTACTCGATCGAGAAGTCCCGAGAGGCGGCCCGCGAACAGCTCGAACTGGCCGAACGGAAACAGTCCGAGATACAGGACGTCGAGGCGGCGAAGGCGGAGGTCGAGGAGCGCCGCGAGGAGGTCGAGCGCCTGAACAGTCACTTGGAGACGAAGGCCGACGACTACAGCGCGGCGATGGACCGCGCGGCCGACGGCGACCTGACGGTCCGGCTCGACGCGGACAGCGAGAGCGAGGCGATGGCGCAGATCGGCGCGGCGTTCAACGGGATGATGGACGACATCGACGAGGCGATGGGCGAGGTGCGGTCGTTCGCGCGGGACGTGTCGACCGCGAGCGAGAACACGGTCCGCGGCGTCGAGACCGCGAGCGACCGGAGCGAGACCGTGAGTCAGTCCGTCACCGAGATCGCCGAGGGCGCGGACGAGCAGCGCGAGATGCTCAGACAGGTGTCCGACGAGATGAACGACCTCTCGGCGACGATCGAGGAGGTCGCCTCCTCGACGCAGACGGTCGTCGAGGTCGCGGAGCAGACCGCGGACATCGCCGACGAGGGCGAGGAGACCGCGGAGACCGCGATCGAGCGCGTCGAGGAGTCCCGCGAGGCGCTCGACTCCGCCGCGGGAACGGTCCAGCAGCTCGACGACCGGATGGAGGACATCGGCGAGATCGTCGACCTCATCGGCGACATCGCAGAGCAGACGAACCTGCTCGCCCTGAACGCGAACATCGAGGCCGCGCGCGCCGGCGGGAGCGGCGGCGGCAGCGACGGGTTCGCCGTCGTCGCCGACGAGGTGAAACAGCTCGCCGAGGAGACCCAAGACGCCGCTACGGAGATCGAGGAGCTGATCGGCGACACGCAGTCGCGGACCGAGGGAACGGTGACGGCCGTCCGAAGCGCCGAAGAGAACATCGCGGCGGGTGCCGAAGCGGTCGAGGACGCCGCGGACGCGTTCTCGCAGGTGTCGGACAACGCGAAGGAGACCGACGAGGGGATCCGAGAGATCAGCCGCGCCACCGACGATCAGGCCGCCAGCACGGAGGAGACGGTCTCGATGGCCGAGGAGGTCGCGGAGATCAGTCAGGCGACCGCGACCGAAGCCGACGCGGTCGCCGAGGCCGCGGACGAGCAGCTGGCCGCGATGAGCGACGCGACGGCGGAGGCCGGCTCGCTCGCGGAGCAAGCCGAGCGGCTCGGGTCGCTCGTCCGCGAGTTCGACGTCTCCGGCGACGAGGTCGACCCCGGAACCGGTCCGGGGGCGACCGTCGCGGTCGGCGACGGCGGACAGCCGGAGTAA
- a CDS encoding Na+/H+ antiporter NhaC family protein, which yields MARSFTPTAYEDLDPDRRPSLAAALVPVLAIVAFLGIGSAVLGLDPHPPLLWSIAFVGAFGLWLGYDWDDLFDGVANGLVMGLQAILIIFTIYGLIATWVSAGTIPSLMYYGLEILSPTTFLPAAAVLAAVVAFAIGSSWTTVGTLGVAFVGIGAGLGVPAPMTVGAVLSGAYAGDKQSPLSDTTNLAAGVTNTDLYAHIRRMRTGTAIAFGLAVIAFAAVGLQVSGSIPAGRIAEIQGGLTETYAITVLAFVPLVVTFGLALRGYAALPTLVAGVFAGAFTTILLQGAGFVAAWETFMYGTAPESASNTVNELLATDGLTGSAWTITVVVAALSLGGILERTGVLAVIAHAFTSAVRSPGALIAGTGISAILINALTAQQYMSIVLPGVTLRNTYDEFGMDSDQLSRAVEAAGTPTGALIPYHAGAVFMASATGVPTLQYAPYYLFAFFSPVVLFVMALTGYTIDVNPVSADDPGKTPTATPGSDD from the coding sequence ATGGCACGCTCGTTCACGCCCACGGCGTACGAGGACCTCGACCCGGACCGCCGCCCGAGCCTCGCGGCGGCGCTGGTCCCGGTCCTCGCCATCGTGGCGTTCCTCGGTATCGGCTCGGCCGTCCTCGGTCTCGACCCGCACCCACCGCTCCTCTGGAGTATCGCCTTCGTCGGCGCGTTCGGGCTGTGGCTCGGCTACGACTGGGACGACCTGTTCGACGGGGTCGCGAACGGACTCGTGATGGGTCTGCAGGCGATCCTCATCATCTTCACCATCTACGGGCTGATCGCGACGTGGGTCAGCGCCGGCACGATCCCCAGCCTGATGTACTACGGGCTGGAGATACTCTCGCCGACGACCTTCCTCCCGGCGGCCGCCGTCCTCGCCGCCGTCGTCGCGTTCGCCATCGGCTCCTCGTGGACGACGGTCGGGACGCTCGGCGTCGCCTTCGTCGGCATCGGCGCGGGGCTCGGCGTCCCCGCCCCGATGACGGTCGGGGCCGTCCTCTCGGGCGCGTACGCCGGCGACAAGCAGTCGCCGCTCTCCGACACGACGAACCTCGCCGCCGGCGTCACTAACACCGACCTGTACGCGCACATCCGCCGGATGCGGACCGGCACCGCGATCGCCTTCGGGCTCGCCGTGATCGCGTTCGCCGCTGTCGGACTCCAGGTTAGCGGCTCCATCCCGGCGGGACGGATCGCCGAGATTCAGGGCGGTCTCACCGAGACGTACGCGATCACCGTCCTCGCCTTCGTCCCGCTCGTCGTCACCTTCGGCTTGGCGCTGCGCGGGTACGCCGCGCTCCCGACCCTCGTCGCGGGCGTGTTCGCCGGTGCGTTCACGACGATCCTCCTTCAGGGGGCCGGCTTCGTCGCCGCGTGGGAGACGTTCATGTACGGCACCGCGCCCGAGTCGGCCTCGAACACGGTGAACGAACTCCTCGCGACCGACGGACTCACCGGATCCGCGTGGACGATCACGGTCGTCGTCGCCGCGCTCTCGCTCGGCGGCATCTTAGAGCGCACGGGCGTTCTCGCGGTGATTGCCCACGCGTTCACCTCGGCCGTGCGGAGTCCGGGCGCGCTCATCGCCGGAACCGGCATCTCCGCCATCCTCATCAACGCGCTCACCGCCCAGCAGTACATGAGCATCGTTCTGCCGGGCGTCACGCTCCGGAACACCTACGACGAGTTCGGGATGGACTCCGACCAGCTCTCCCGCGCGGTCGAGGCCGCTGGGACCCCGACCGGCGCGCTGATCCCGTATCACGCGGGAGCCGTCTTCATGGCGAGCGCCACCGGCGTGCCGACGCTCCAGTACGCACCGTACTACCTGTTCGCGTTCTTCTCGCCGGTCGTGCTGTTCGTCATGGCCCTGACCGGCTACACCATCGACGTGAACCCGGTCTCGGCCGACGACCCCGGTAAGACGCCGACTGCGACCCCCGGCAGCGACGACTGA